The Nitriliruptor alkaliphilus DSM 45188 genome includes a region encoding these proteins:
- a CDS encoding NAD(P)-dependent alcohol dehydrogenase translates to MRAVVYDRYGPPSVLRVEEVPVPSPGPEQVLVEVAATSINLSDWECLRGTPLYARIGGLRAPKHRTLGSDVAGRVSAVGDAVTRFAEGDLVYGDNLELMGGFAEYTIVPESALAKKPDGLTFAQASTLPQAGAIALQGTAGVGAGQRVLINGAGGGSGAFAIQLAKRAGAHVTGIDNAGKLGFMRSLGADEVGDYRRQDLSDFAPFDRILDLVATRSPFACRRALAPGGRYQCVGGAVRRLLPIVTVGALLGRTTGRRVGMLVVKQGPPHFEPLAEDCLAGDVTIRIDRTFGLDEVPEALAYVGHGRALGKAVVALG, encoded by the coding sequence GTGAGGGCCGTTGTCTACGACCGGTACGGCCCGCCCTCGGTACTTCGGGTCGAGGAGGTGCCGGTCCCGTCGCCTGGCCCGGAGCAGGTGCTGGTGGAGGTCGCAGCCACGTCGATCAACCTGTCGGACTGGGAATGCCTGCGGGGCACGCCGTTGTACGCGCGGATCGGTGGGCTTCGGGCGCCGAAGCACCGCACGCTCGGCTCGGACGTGGCCGGTCGGGTCTCCGCGGTCGGTGACGCGGTGACGCGATTCGCTGAGGGTGACCTCGTGTACGGGGACAACCTCGAGCTGATGGGTGGCTTCGCCGAGTACACGATCGTTCCGGAGTCGGCCCTCGCGAAGAAGCCGGACGGGTTGACGTTCGCGCAGGCGTCGACGCTGCCCCAGGCAGGCGCGATCGCCCTGCAGGGCACGGCGGGGGTTGGTGCCGGGCAGCGGGTGCTGATCAACGGTGCGGGCGGCGGCTCGGGCGCGTTCGCGATCCAGCTCGCCAAGCGTGCCGGTGCGCACGTGACCGGCATCGACAACGCCGGCAAGCTCGGGTTCATGCGGTCGCTGGGGGCCGACGAGGTCGGCGACTACCGGCGCCAGGATCTCAGCGATTTCGCGCCCTTCGACCGCATCCTGGACCTGGTCGCCACCAGGTCGCCGTTCGCCTGTCGTCGTGCTCTGGCACCCGGCGGCCGTTACCAGTGTGTCGGTGGGGCGGTGCGGAGACTGTTGCCCATCGTGACCGTTGGAGCCCTACTCGGCCGGACCACGGGACGGCGCGTGGGGATGCTCGTCGTGAAGCAGGGGCCGCCCCACTTCGAACCCCTCGCTGAGGATTGTCTGGCCGGCGACGTGACGATCCGCATCGACCGAACGTTCGGACTGGACGAGGTCCCCGAAGCGCTTGCCTACGTCGGTCACGGTCGCGCGTTGGGCAAGGCGGTCGTGGCGCTCGGTTGA
- a CDS encoding pyridoxamine 5'-phosphate oxidase family protein, with the protein MRHLSDLEMASVLAAKVPGVLATIDDEGFPYLTPIWFVHHEGHGVIMTSTTGRPHIRHIRRDPGAGFVVDLEGNPDSGGRPNVQVKARGHAILEPDHAAWTRRITRKYGGSERLAAERADTPRLAIILQPERLIGVAAGPRSNGAWWTSHPAISPVR; encoded by the coding sequence ATGCGCCACCTGTCCGACCTGGAGATGGCCTCCGTGCTCGCCGCGAAGGTTCCTGGCGTGTTGGCCACGATCGATGATGAGGGGTTCCCGTACCTAACCCCGATCTGGTTCGTCCACCACGAGGGACACGGCGTCATCATGACCAGTACCACGGGTCGGCCACACATCCGACACATCCGCCGTGACCCCGGCGCTGGTTTCGTGGTCGACCTCGAGGGCAACCCGGACAGCGGCGGGCGTCCCAACGTCCAGGTCAAGGCCCGCGGTCACGCGATCCTCGAACCCGATCATGCGGCATGGACCCGACGGATCACGCGCAAGTACGGTGGCTCCGAACGACTTGCCGCTGAGCGAGCCGACACGCCACGCTTGGCGATCATCCTCCAGCCGGAGCGGCTGATCGGTGTTGCCGCCGGGCCGCGCTCCAACGGCGCATGGTGGACATCCCACCCCGCGATATCTCCCGTTCGGTAG